One Vicugna pacos chromosome X, VicPac4, whole genome shotgun sequence DNA window includes the following coding sequences:
- the EGFL6 gene encoding epidermal growth factor-like protein 6 isoform X7, whose amino-acid sequence MRPWPCQHRCMNTHGSYKCFCLSGHMLMPDTTCSNSRTCALTNCQYGCEDTEGGPRCLCPSSGLRLALNGRSCLDINECASDKAICPYNRRCVNTFGSYYCKCHVGFELKYISGRYDCVDINECAGKTHTCSPHANCLNTPGSFKCKCKQGFKGSGLQCSVIPENSVKEFLRAPGTIKDRIKKLLAHKNSMKKKVKIKNIITEPVGTPAPKVNLQPFSSEESVSREGDPSGERKRNEEGKKEGLEEERRDEKALENHVEQGQSLRGDVFSPKVNEEGQVDLVLVQRKATTSSLEHRADLNISADCSFDHGVCDWKQDIEDDFDWNPADRDNAVGYYMAVPALVGQKKDVGRLKLLLPDLQPQSNFCLLFHYRLAGNKVGKLRVFVKNSDGALAWEKTRSADERWKTGKIQLDPGMDTPKSIIFEAERGKGKTGEIAVDGVLLVSGLCPGGLLSVDG is encoded by the exons ATGAGACCCTGGCCGTGTCAACACAGATGTATGAATACACATGGTAGTTACAAGTGCTTCTGCCTCAGTGGGCATATGCTCATGCCGGACACCACGTGTTCCA ACTCTAGGACGTGTGCGCTGACAAACTGCCAGTATGGCTGTGAAGACACGGAGGGAGGGCCACGCTGTCTCTGTCCATCCTCCGGCCTCCGCCTAGCCCTGAATGGAAGATCTTGTCTAG ATATTAATGAATGTGCTTCTGATAAAGCCATCTGCCCCTACAATCGAAGATGTGTGAACACATTTGGGAGCTACTACTGCAAATGTCATGTTGGTTTTGAACTGAAATATATCAGTGGCCGATATGACTGTGTAG ATATAAACGAATGTGCTGGGAAGACCCATACGTGCAGCCCCCACGCCAATTGCCTCAATACTCCAGGATCCTTCAAGTGTAAGTGCAAGCAGGGATTCAAAGGCAGCGGCCTTCAGTGTTCTG ttATCCCTGAAAATTCTGTGAAGGAATTCCTCAGAGCACCAGGTACCATCAAAGACAGAATCAAGAAGTTGCTTGCTCACAAAAATAGCAtgaaaaagaaggtaaaaattaaaaacattatcaCAGAACCTGTGGGCACTCCCGCCCCTAAGGTTAACTTGCAGCCCTTCAGCTCTGAAGAGAGCGTTTCCAGAGAAGGGGACCCTagtggagaaagaaagaggaatgaagagggaaagaaagagggcctggaggaggagagacGAGATGAGAAAGCCCTGGAAAACCACGTGGAGCAGGGACAGAGCCTTCGAGGAGATGTGTTTT CCCCTAAGGTGAATGAAGAAGGTCAAGTTGATTTGGTTCTGGTCCAAAGAAAAGCTACAACATCCAGCCTGGAGCACAGAG CAGATTTAAATATCTCAGCTGACTGCAGCTTTGACCATGGGGTCTGTGACTGGAAACAGGATATAGAAGATGATTTTGACTGGAATCCTGCTGATCGAGATAATG cTGTTGGCTACTATATGGCAGTTCCGGCCCTGGTGGGCCAGAAGAAGGACGTTGGCCGTTTGAAACTTCTCCTCCCCGACCTGCAGCCCCAAAGCAACTTCTGTTTGCTCTTTCATTACCGGCTGGCTGGAAACAAAGTAGGGAAGCTTCGAGTGTTTGTGAAGAACAGTGACGGTGCCCTGGCCTGGGAGAAGACCAGGAGTGCGGATGAACGGTGGAAGACGGGGAAAATACAGCTCGACCCAGGGATGGATACTCCCAAAAGC ATCATTTTTGAAGCAGAACGTGGCAAGGGCAAAACCGGAGAAATTGCAGTGGACGGCGTCTTGCTGGTTTCAGGCTTATGTCCAGGTGGCCTTTTATCTGTGGATGGCTGA
- the EGFL6 gene encoding epidermal growth factor-like protein 6 isoform X5 has product MEPSWPAAMAGGGATRESVKLRVNLDASSGSVWDQTNVIAFQDTLGKPAVKRSMIIPFAPHPHQPFNDGRRRDVNECGMRPWPCQHRCMNTHGSYKCFCLSGHMLMPDTTCSNSRTCALTNCQYGCEDTEGGPRCLCPSSGLRLALNGRSCLDINECASDKAICPYNRRCVNTFGSYYCKCHVGFELKYISGRYDCVDINECAGKTHTCSPHANCLNTPGSFKCKCKQGFKGSGLQCSVIPENSVKEFLRAPGTIKDRIKKLLAHKNSMKKKVKIKNIITEPVGTPAPKVNLQPFSSEESVSREGDPSGERKRNEEGKKEGLEEERRDEKALENHVEQGQSLRGDVFSPKVNEEGQVDLVLVQRKATTSSLEHRADLNISADCSFDHGVCDWKQDIEDDFDWNPADRDNAVGYYMAVPALVGQKKDVGRLKLLLPDLQPQSNFCLLFHYRLAGNKVGKLRVFVKNSDGALAWEKTRSADERWKTGKIQLDPGMDTPKSIIFEAERGKGKTGEIAVDGVLLVSGLCPGGLLSVDG; this is encoded by the exons CTACGTGTGAACCTGGATGCAAGTTCGGGGAGTGTGTGGGACCAAACAAATGTCATTGCTTTCCAGGatacactgggaaaacctgcagtcAAG CGGAGTATGATTATTCcatttgctccacatcctcaccagccctTTAATGATGGTCGGAGAAGAG ATGTGAACGAGTGTGGAATGAGACCCTGGCCGTGTCAACACAGATGTATGAATACACATGGTAGTTACAAGTGCTTCTGCCTCAGTGGGCATATGCTCATGCCGGACACCACGTGTTCCA ACTCTAGGACGTGTGCGCTGACAAACTGCCAGTATGGCTGTGAAGACACGGAGGGAGGGCCACGCTGTCTCTGTCCATCCTCCGGCCTCCGCCTAGCCCTGAATGGAAGATCTTGTCTAG ATATTAATGAATGTGCTTCTGATAAAGCCATCTGCCCCTACAATCGAAGATGTGTGAACACATTTGGGAGCTACTACTGCAAATGTCATGTTGGTTTTGAACTGAAATATATCAGTGGCCGATATGACTGTGTAG ATATAAACGAATGTGCTGGGAAGACCCATACGTGCAGCCCCCACGCCAATTGCCTCAATACTCCAGGATCCTTCAAGTGTAAGTGCAAGCAGGGATTCAAAGGCAGCGGCCTTCAGTGTTCTG ttATCCCTGAAAATTCTGTGAAGGAATTCCTCAGAGCACCAGGTACCATCAAAGACAGAATCAAGAAGTTGCTTGCTCACAAAAATAGCAtgaaaaagaaggtaaaaattaaaaacattatcaCAGAACCTGTGGGCACTCCCGCCCCTAAGGTTAACTTGCAGCCCTTCAGCTCTGAAGAGAGCGTTTCCAGAGAAGGGGACCCTagtggagaaagaaagaggaatgaagagggaaagaaagagggcctggaggaggagagacGAGATGAGAAAGCCCTGGAAAACCACGTGGAGCAGGGACAGAGCCTTCGAGGAGATGTGTTTT CCCCTAAGGTGAATGAAGAAGGTCAAGTTGATTTGGTTCTGGTCCAAAGAAAAGCTACAACATCCAGCCTGGAGCACAGAG CAGATTTAAATATCTCAGCTGACTGCAGCTTTGACCATGGGGTCTGTGACTGGAAACAGGATATAGAAGATGATTTTGACTGGAATCCTGCTGATCGAGATAATG cTGTTGGCTACTATATGGCAGTTCCGGCCCTGGTGGGCCAGAAGAAGGACGTTGGCCGTTTGAAACTTCTCCTCCCCGACCTGCAGCCCCAAAGCAACTTCTGTTTGCTCTTTCATTACCGGCTGGCTGGAAACAAAGTAGGGAAGCTTCGAGTGTTTGTGAAGAACAGTGACGGTGCCCTGGCCTGGGAGAAGACCAGGAGTGCGGATGAACGGTGGAAGACGGGGAAAATACAGCTCGACCCAGGGATGGATACTCCCAAAAGC ATCATTTTTGAAGCAGAACGTGGCAAGGGCAAAACCGGAGAAATTGCAGTGGACGGCGTCTTGCTGGTTTCAGGCTTATGTCCAGGTGGCCTTTTATCTGTGGATGGCTGA